TTCGCCCCAGAGGATGCGCACCGCCTCCTTCAGCGCCGGCAGGCCGATGCCGATGTCCTCGCCGTCCTCCTCGCCATCGGCGCTGGCGAAGGCGGTCTTGAGGTCGGTGACGGTCACGCGCTGCAGGCTCTCTTCGTTCAGTTCGCCTTCGATCCGCTGATGCAGGATCTCCAGCAGGCGGCCCACGCCCACCTCGGGCAGGGCCCGGGCGGCCAGGGCGATGCGCAGTGCGGTTTCACGGTTCATTTTCGGGGGCTGGCTGTCCATCGGTCGCTCCTCTCTGGGCTGTTCTCATCCACGGTGGCTGTCTGCGACGATCGCTTCAGTCGTCGTCATCGTCGTCTTCGTCCAGCACGCGCGTGATGCGCTGGTAGATCTCCACCCGATCGCCCTCCTTCAGCGGGCTGTCGAGCTTGACGAACTTGCCGTAGACGCCGACCTTTTGCCTGCCCAGGTCGATGTCCGGGCAGTAGCGCAGCAGGCCGGACTGCTCGATGGCCTCGGCCACGCTGCAGCCCTCCGCCACCCGGCAATCGAACAGCAGGGGTTGCCGGGGTGCGGCGTATACAACGGAAATCTTCATGGTGCGCTTCGCTCCTCGGCCGGCCTCACTGCAGCACGATCAGTTCGCCATGGGTCCTGACCCGTCGCTCGGCGCGGCGGCGGTCGACCACCCGCTTGAACGCCAGCACGAAGCCCAGGACGATGAATGCCCCGGGCGGCAGGATCGCCAGCAGAATCCCCTGGAAGTCGGGAAAGACGGTGATCTCCAGCCAGCGGAAGTGCTCGCCCAGCAGCAGCGAGGCCTGGGCGAACAGCGTGCCGCTGCCAAGAATCTCGCGCACCCCGCCGATCACGATCAGCACCCAGGTGAAGCCGATGCCCATGCCGGCGCCATCGAGG
This DNA window, taken from Pseudomonas sp. FeN3W, encodes the following:
- a CDS encoding RnfH family protein, which gives rise to MKISVVYAAPRQPLLFDCRVAEGCSVAEAIEQSGLLRYCPDIDLGRQKVGVYGKFVKLDSPLKEGDRVEIYQRITRVLDEDDDDDD